GAAGGGCGCGAGCCCGGCGTGAGTCCCCGCGCCTCATCCCGCACCCTGGCGTTCCTGACGGCGGCCCTCCTCGTGGGGGGCTGCACGAAGGAGGCCTCCACGTCCGAAGAGGGCCAGGAAGCCGACGCGCGCACGCTCCAGAAGCTGCGCGCGGAGGCGGACCGGGTGAAGCAGGGCGGCGCCGTGGCCACGCGTCCACAGCCGCCCCAGCGCGAGCCGGAGGAGTCCAAGCTGGCGGGCCTGGCCGCGGGAATGGGCGACAGCGGCCCGCGCAAGCTGCGGCTGCCCGAGCGCAACGACACCGTGCACGTGGACACGGTGGCGATGAAGGTGACGGGGCTGGAGGCGTCGCACTCGGTGAAGGGCTCCGGCAAGGCGGGGCTGAGCCTCACGACGGAGGACCTGTTCCTGCGCGTGGAGCTCATCACCCAGAACGTGGGCGGGATGCCCGCGCCGCTGTCGCTGGAGGGCGTGAGCATCACGGACGCGAAGGGGCAGACGTATCCGCTGGCGCGTGACGCGCAGGCGGTGGCCGGCACGAAGCCCCTGCCCACCACGTGGGAGCCCTCGCAGCGCGCGGAAGTGGCGCTGCTGTTCGAGGTGCCGCCAGACGCCGTGCAAGACGATGGGCTGGCGCTCGTGGTGCAGGGCTCCGGCGGGGACGTGCGGATCCCCTTGCGATGACCGGGCCGGCCCCCAAGCTCCTCCCCCTGCGCATCCGACTCCCGTACACGGGGGAGGAGGAGTTCATCGAGCGGTATGGCTCGAACGTGGGGCGCGGTGGAGTGTTCGTGGCCACGCGAGCGCTCAAGCCTGAAGGGACGGGGCTGGCGTTCGAATTCGTCCTCGCGGACGGCACGCGGCTCTTGCGCGGCGAAGGCGTGGTGCTGAAGGCGGACGCGGGGAGCGCACGCACCGGGATGACGGTGCGCTTCACCAAGCTGGACGCGGCGAGCAAGGCGCTCATCGATCGCATCGTCGCGAAGCGGAGCGGGACGGAGGTGGCGCCGCCGGGGCTGGTGCGACGGACTCCGGCACGGCCCGCGGCAGGCAGCGAGGCGCCGGCACCGGTGGAGCCTCCGGCGAAGGTGGCGCAGGAGGAACCGAGGACGCGCGCCGCGCCGCCAAAGGCGTCCATGACGTTGCCGGCCGTGAAGCTGCCCGTCGCTGCCGAGCCGCCGCCGGACCTGGCGGAACCGGATGAGCCGGTGTCGCTGTTTCCGGAGCACGCGGCCGAAGAGGAAGAGGAGCTGGCCCCACTCCTGCCGCCGGTGGACTTCCCGAGGACGCCGCGGAAGCGTCCGGCCGGCCTCGATCCACAACGGGCAACCCAGGAGATGTTCACGGTCCAGCCGAGGACTCCCGCGTCCAGCGGAGTCCAGGCCGGGGAACGGACACCCGCGCTCTCTGGCACCTTCGCGGCAGTGAGGGCGCCGGAGCCTCCCGCGGCTCCACCGCAGGTCGAGGCGGCGCCGAACGCGCCGGCGGACTCAGCCGCCGCCGATGCAGCGCGTGTGGAAGCTTCGGCTTGGGAGACGCCCGCCAGGACCGAGAACATCCCCGCGGATGCCGCTGCATGGGATTCGCCCCCGAGCACTGCGGACGCACCGACTTGGGATGCGGCCGCCACGGGGGAGCACGCCAGCGCCGAAACCTCTGCATGGGATTCGGCTCACGTCCCGCCTGCGCCAGCGACCGATGACGGTCACGTGGAAGCGCAGTCCACGGTGTCTGATGGGGACGCCTCCGTTCCTGAGGCACGCGAAGACGAAGCGCATCCGCCGGAACCAGAGGCAACTGGCGCTCCTGACGCTGACGACGCCTCCGCGCACCACTTCACTCCCGCGTCAGTGGATGCGTTTGATCCGAACGCCGTGCTCGGGGCCGCGCACGCTCCCGAGCATTCCGGGTGGAGCACTGAATACGCAACGGAAGAGACTGGCGACACGGCCTCCGCGTTCGCGGGCACGACAGGCGAAGAGAAACCGGCAGCCGTATCCACCGAGACGCAGGCGGGCTCCGACCCGTCGTTCGACTTCGACGTCGACCTCAGCATGGAGCAGGAGGAGGCCCCCGCCCCCGCGGAGGCGATGCTCCCACCGGACGAGGGGCGCTCCTGGGCTCCCTCGGACTCCGACGCCGTCAGCGCCTACGAGCCGGTCCATCCGGAGGCGAGCAGTGACTGGACGGCTCAAGGCTCCGACACCGAGGGCCCCTCTTTCGCGGCAACGCTGCCTTCGGAGGAGCACGATGCTCGGGCTGTATCGGACTCCGCCGATACCGAAGCAGCGCTTCCACCCCCGGAGCAGTTCCCGACCGCTCCGGACTTCGAAGCCTCCGCGGGCTTGTCAGAGGAGCCCCTCCCTCCAGCCGAGACCTCCTCGGCGGTCACGGACTCCGACGCAGTAGAAGACTCTTCCCAGACGACATCGCAGCCCGTGGAGTTCCATGCGGCGGATGCTCCGACGGAAGCGACGCCGAGCCAACGGGAGACCGAGCGCCTTCGCGCATGGGGTATCGACCCGGACGCCCTTCCGCGCGCGCTCAGCACGGACCCGGAGGACGTGGATCCGTTCAGCGCGGCGCTTGAACAAGCTGTCGGGGGCACGGGCACCGACGAGCCGACCACGGAGCCCGAGCGCGACACGCAGGCCGTTACGACTTCAGCGGATGCGCCTACGGCGGGCGACCCCATCTCCGTGCCTCCAACGGAAGAGGAGGACGCATCGACGGTCGTCATGGTCGAACTGCCGACCGAGGATGCATGGACGGCGCTCGTCGGGTCCTCCGCATCCGAAGACACGACCCCGGCAGTGGCCGCGTCCGCGGAGGGCGCTTCGCCCGAACTCGAATCGGCCTCGGTCCAAGCGCCAGAGCACGATGAGGCACTCGCTTCGGTGCTGGCCGCGGAGTCCCGCGAAGAGACGCGGTCCGCATCGCCGGTAGCCCCCGCCACGGTGACACCCGAAGAGACTTTGGCTCCGACGGTGTCCACCCCGGCGGTCCTGGACGCCTCGAATGCGCTCGCTTCCGACACGAAGCCGCCCGTCGAGGAATCGACGCCCCTCCAGGTATCCACCGGCACCTCAGCGTCACCGGTCGCTTCGGGCGAAGTCACACAGCACACCGCGGCGGGTGCTCCCAGCAGCAATGAAGCTGCCGCACTGGACAGTGCGGCCGACGAGCAACTGTCGCGAGAGTCCGCCGCGGCGCGGACCTCACGCGTCGACGAAGCTTCCGGTGCGGATGGCTCGACTTCGGAACAGCCGCCTGCGCCGACCTCCGCTGAGCCACAGCTCGCCCTCGCCAGTACGCCTTCGCGGCAGGCATCCGCCACCGAGCAGCCGCTTGGTTCCAGCGAATCCACCGCGCCCGTCAGCGCGGCTTCGGAGCAACCGAGTCCTGAAGCATCGACCACCACAGAGTCTGCGCTACCCAGCGAAGCCACTACGCCCGTCAGCGCGGCGTCGGACCAGCCGAGTCTCCGAGCATCGATCACCACAGAGTCTGCGCTCCCAAGCGAATCCACCGCGGTGATCAACGCGGCTTCGGTACAGCCGCAGCCACACGCATCAGCCGCGACCGAGACTCCGCGTTCCAGCGAAGCAACCGGCCCCATCAACGCGGCTTCGGAACAACCGAGTCCGGAAGCATCGGCCACGACAGAGTCCCAACGCACCAGCGAAGCCGCCGCGCTCATCAGCGCAGCCGTGGGGCAAATATCGGCTGCGGCGGAGTCATCGCGCTCCACCGCGTCAATCAGCGCGGCGTCAGGACAGCCATCAACTGCCGCAGAGTCTCCGCGCACCAACGAATCCACCGCGCCCACCAGCTCGGCTTTGGAACAACCGTCTCCGCAAACATCGGCCGCGACAGACTCCTCACGCTCCAGCGAATCCACCGCGACGTGGGGACAACCGTCTCCGCAAGCGTCGGCCGCGACAGACTCCTCACGCGCCAGCGAGTCCACCAGCGCGACGTCGGGACAACTGCTTCCGCAAGCATCGGCCGCGACAGACCCCTCACGCTCCAGCGAATCCACCGCGCCCAGCAGCGCGACATCGGAACAACCGTCTCCGCAAGCATCGGCCGCGACAGACTCCTCACGCTCCAGCGAATCCACCGCGTCCACCGGCGCGACGTCGGGACAACCGCTTCCCCAAACATCCGCTGCGGCAGAGCCTCCGCGCTCCAGCGAAGCCAGCACGGCCGCGGCACAGCCGCCCCAGTCCCCGCGCACCGACGAAGCCGCGCCTCCACCTTCCGCTGACACACAGGTCACCGCGCGCAGCCGCCGCCGCACGTTCTTCGACCTGACTCCCGCCGTGCCCGTCACCGCGCCCGCGCCCGCGGAGGTCGTGCTCGGCATCGACGTGGGCACTTCGCACGCTCGCGTCGCCGCGTTCATCGACGGCGTCGCCACGCCCATCCCCCTCCCCGGCACGGACGGCGTGGGTCTTCCCTCCGTCATCGCGGTGAACAGCTCCGGAGAGGTCCTCGTCGGCACCGCCGCCCTCGTCGAAGCCGCCAGCGCTCCCCGCCGCGCCGCGACCGGCCTCAAGCGCCTGCTCGGCGTGCGCGCCCGCTCCCCCCACCTGCGCTGGCTCTCCCCGCAGCTCACCTTCCCCATCGCCACCGACCGGCAGGGAGACGCGGGCGTGGAGCTCGATGGCCGCCACGTGGCGCCCACCCTGCTCACCGCGATGCTGCTGCGCGAACTGCACCAGGCGGCCACCACACACCTGGGCCGCAAGGTGACGCGCGCCGTGCTCTGCGCGCCTTCGCACTTCACCGAACGCCAGCGCGCCGCCCTTCGCGAAGCCGCCACCATGGCCGGCCTGGACGTGCCCCGCGTGCTCACCAACAGCGCCGCCGCGGCGCTCGCCTACGCGTACGGCCGGGGCCTCGCCCGCAAGCGCGTCCTCGTCGTGGACCTGGGCGGCGGCGGCCTGGAGGTCTGCGTCGTGCAGGTCACCGGCGACGACCTGGAGGTCGTCACCACCGGCGGCGACCCCACCCTCGGCGGCATGGACTTCGACGGCCGCATCGCCGAGGCGCTCGTCAGCGACCTCGCGGAACAGGGCCACCCCCGCCCCGAGCACCTGCTCGACTGGGGCCCCCTGCGCACCCTCGCGGAGTCCACCAAGCAGACCCTCTCCACCCGGGACAGCGTGGACGTCACCCTGCCCACCGGCCCCGGGCCCAAGCTCGACCGCGAGCGCGTGGAGGCCCTCACCGCGGACCTCGCCCAGCGCGTCGTCTCCGTCACCCGCGAGGTGCTGGAGTCCAACGCCCTGTCCCCTCAAGGCCTGGACGCCGTGCTCCTCGTGGGAGGCCAGTCCCGCGCGCCGCTCGTGCGCCGCCGCCTGGAGGAGAGCCTGGGCGTGCCCGTGCGCGAAGACGACGTGGATGCACGCACCGCCGTGGTGCGCGGGGCCGCGCTGCTCGGTCACGCGCTCCTCTTGTCGGAGACCGGCAAGCCCGCCGCCAGCGTCTCGGAGGTCCTCACCTCCCCCATCGGCGTCGCCGAGGACGCCGGCACCTTC
The sequence above is drawn from the Corallococcus sp. NCRR genome and encodes:
- a CDS encoding Hsp70 family protein; amino-acid sequence: MPVTAPAPAEVVLGIDVGTSHARVAAFIDGVATPIPLPGTDGVGLPSVIAVNSSGEVLVGTAALVEAASAPRRAATGLKRLLGVRARSPHLRWLSPQLTFPIATDRQGDAGVELDGRHVAPTLLTAMLLRELHQAATTHLGRKVTRAVLCAPSHFTERQRAALREAATMAGLDVPRVLTNSAAAALAYAYGRGLARKRVLVVDLGGGGLEVCVVQVTGDDLEVVTTGGDPTLGGMDFDGRIAEALVSDLAEQGHPRPEHLLDWGPLRTLAESTKQTLSTRDSVDVTLPTGPGPKLDRERVEALTADLAQRVVSVTREVLESNALSPQGLDAVLLVGGQSRAPLVRRRLEESLGVPVREDDVDARTAVVRGAALLGHALLLSETGKPAASVSEVLTSPIGVAEDAGTFRRVLERNTRLPTAKTLVIPITVPGPLALAFFQGTAATATENEWLGALTLTVERPGEVEVHLALSTDGTLAFSATLPGAKRQPVTLATEELDDASRDALIARSPFHTEPEARPSGLLSGLKKLFGRR